The Archocentrus centrarchus isolate MPI-CPG fArcCen1 chromosome 13, fArcCen1, whole genome shotgun sequence genomic interval ATTGGGTGGTTggaaggttggtgtgacagaagaggatgctgggattgggaagcagatgatctgctgtggcgacccttaACGAGAGCAGCCGAAAGAgcaggagaaagaagaaaagctaGCAAACCTGAATGTTGCAGGATAACTAAATGAAGGAGGTGATTGGATAGTGGAGGGTGGGGTTCGGAGTATGAAAAGCAGGCAGACAGGTGTGGTGGAGTCCCAGGtgcaaaacacagacacagagaccgTCTACAGCGAAACTGTAGGCAGCAAAAATATGCTCTGCTGCTGACTGTGCACAGCAGTATGTTTAGGATCTATATTAGCAGCATGCTATGATGTGCGGCTTGCACTGACTCAGGATGAAGTGTGCAGCAGTGGGGCAGCACTGTGGTTACGTTCAGCTCAGCTCCTATTGGTTAGTACACAGACAGAGGGGAATAATCTGACTGGCTTGTAGAGGCGGTCTTGCTGGAAGAAAgtcattgttctttttttttttttttttttttttttatacacctCAGAGTTGATAAAAATCTCATGACGCTATAAAAGGAATGAATTCATGATTTTTCAGGATATGGGACCTTTAAAAAACTGTGTGCAGCCAAACTAGCTCAGCAGCTCTGATAATTGTCAGCCTGCACATAAACTTCACCCAGCCTGTTTTTCACTGAGTGAAACAAGAAACTCCTGTATCAGGGTGGGGCCTGCTGAAACATCACCCCTCACAATAAAGTCCTACATGTGTTTTATGTACTGGGCGTCTTAGGATCTCGAGCGAGGCGTTTACAATAAAAGCGAGTAAATGGGTGGCTGTGGGTTTTATAAGACTACAAAAGTGCTTTGTGTATGCAGTCCGTTCACACTATAAAGATAGTGACTGCACTTATAATGTTTCCATCTTAGCATAGAAGAAGGGGGAAAACTACAATATCAGGAAACACTggaatttttcaaaatgttctcagttttgctaaaaaaaaacaaactttatgaCTAAGTGTCTGAAACTCACCCAGCAGGGTCACCAGAagccaagctttttttttttttagtaaaataaCAGCACTCATTTCCTCATGGAGTTGGAAGGACATATTTTTAAGTTCCTGCATGCTTTAATATATCAGTTTAGTTAAAATCTCAAACATCTGGTGAAACGTGCGAAAGTAACACAAGAATTGCTGCTTGGTCATTTTAAAGTAATATGATGATGCAGGTACAAGGATGCAGTTTGTCATTATATGGTCACCTCAGGAACACAGCCTCCACTCAGCTACTGTCCAGACAGTGTTcctgaggggcagccaattaggagataaaacagcttgtttgcaccaaggcccagtttaaagaaggattattttgaactgttaaTTATATAAAGCTGCTCTTGTATTGTCCAGAAATGAAAATGCACAACTTGAAGTGAGCAGAGTAGGTCAATAATCCCTAATATGGTGGTCATCTCAGGAACATGAAGTAAGCGGTCTTCAAGAGCCAAACCAGCTGCACCAAAGCCTCGTGCaaaataaatcagaattatTGAGGTTATGACTTTGTGccatttctttgaactgttagAAGAAACCAATCTTGCAGGAGAAACGATGCGAACAACTAATTGTGCTGGAACTGCAGACCAGCCCAAAGTCTGTGTggttgtttgtgtgtcagtcCTGTGGTTCTGACTGTAAACCAGGAGCAGATGTGCTCGGATGTTAGATATGCTGCACCTAAAACCATGGAACAAACCTCCGTTTGTTATTACAGCCAACCAGAGGAGACCAGAAGTCCAGTTCAGGGGCTCCAATTAGCTGAGTTGAAGCCCAGCAggcagctacagctgcctgtgtcgcCATCCAGCTGTCAGCCCAATTTAGACAGATGAGTTATAAAAACATTCACCCTCTGTACAATGTTATGAAGCAGAAATTAGCTCTAGAGACTAAAGCAGTGCTTTTTTGGCTAGCTGTAATCATGTTGATTTCTGTTGTAAAGGTGTGCACGTAACCTGGGAATCTATGACTTCATTTCTGGAGGTTTTCAGGTTTTTAGAAATGTTCTGCCATTCTCGGCGCTGTCTTGAAACATCTGTCAAAGAAACAGATGTGTGagtgaaaccaaaaaaaaccaaacgaGCTGGaggaaacaggaactgactgcTCAACAACGCAGCCTTCAAAAGTATGTGGAGAGTATTTAGTTAGTGTGTTTCCAGCCACTGGCCGCATCTTATCCCATTCAGAAAGCGTTAAATATGATTGGCAGGTTTGTGAAATTAAGTTAGAGAGCAGAGAAACCTCCGGAGAAGAGTTGCAGAGTAATTGTATAGATTAGCTTTACTGTGCTTCTTCCTGACTCCATTTCAGTAAACTAAATTCCTAACCGATGTGATACAGTCCACAGTTACACTCTGAGACGTGTTTTCTTTGCTTACTGTTGATTAGTGTCCACAGTGCAGCAGTTTACACATTTCCTTCGCAAGTGAAATGTCTCTGCTTTGATTCTGGGAAGAGACACAAATCCTTCTCCGGTGTAAGACACTGCCGAATCAAACACGGAGCAGCTACCccctttgtgaataagggagcagccaaacgtagtttttttttttttttttctatttttaaatacagcGTGGGGATCACAGACATAAACAGTGAACCCATTTATTGAATCCTCTGACAAACATGTGGAAAATGCAGTTTGGTGCAGGGCGTGTCACACAGCGAGCTCCCTCTCTGCATTCCTACCATTGTTTGGGAGAGCAgaagtcgtgtgtgtgtgtgtgcgtgtgtgtgtgtgtgtgtgtgtgtgtgtgtgcgtgtgtgtgtgtgtgtgtgtgtgtgtgtgtgtgtgtgtgtgtgtgtggtttttcctcTACTCATCAGAGGGGTGTGTGCACCAGTTAGACCAGAACTCAACCAACAGCTGTAACAGATTGTTGAAGAAGGTTGTAGTGACGTATGTTCCTCCCACCTGGCtgcagttcaggctggtggtgtcAGGAGGCGGGGAAAGGTGGAGTATTTTCTGGAAGTTTCCTTTTACCTGGATCAGTCCTGTGGATGGCTTTGCAAATAAGCAGAAAAGTCAGTATCTTCAAGAGTGATTAAGCTCGGGAAACAGTGCAGCTCATTTTCAGATGATCATGAAGGCAAAGTTTGAGTTGATCCTGATCATATGAAAATCAGTCTTGAGCGCTCACGCTGTGGCTTTGAGTTCAGCTTTGCTCACAGGGCTACGAGGTTTcatcacataaaaacagttttctgtTGAACAGAATTAAAAGTAAGTCATGAAACTGCTCTGAGGAAGCAACGTGCAGAGACTGCTGGTGGCGCTTCTCAGTGTTTTGGCAGCGTGTTGTTGGCAACAGTGACTGCAGTGAGTCAGACGCTGAAAAAAGAGCGGAAGAGGTTTAGTTTGAGTCacactctgatcagctgtgacTCACTCAGTTTTCAAGGGAGCATCCTGTGTGGAAAactcatatatgtgtgtgtgtgtgtgtgtgtgtgtgtgtgtgtgtgtgtgtgtgtgtgtgtgtgtgtgtttgttttaacagGACATGGAGGTGAGCCCCAATGAACTGATGAACATCTTGAATAAAGTGGTTTGCAAACGTGAGTCTGGTTTATGTTCCTGTTAAAGTTTATGTTCATGTCTGTTTGCATTAACTACATTTTAACTGAGCTGGACTGAAGCTGTGGATCTCTTGCTTAGATGGAAACCTGAAGACTGATGGTTTCAGCATTGagtcctgcaggagtatggtTGCTGTGATGGATGTATCCTTCCACAAAAAATAGTGCACACAAAGTGCAGTGGTAACCTTGGTGGTGGCAGAATTAGTAGCAGGAGATCAAACAAACTGTCACAGTTCTCAGTGAGTTCTGCTCTTGTTACTGagtttgacctttaacctggcTTTCATCAGTGTGACAGCACAGGAAAACTGGGCTTCGATGAGTTCAAGTACCTCTGGAACAACATCAAGAGATGGCAGGTCAGTTCACAGAAAACACACTCAGACACCTTTCTGCCTCTTCTTCTGGTTCGCTCCGGTTCTTCTACCCTTCCTCTTATTCTCCTCCTTttatttcttcctcttgttcttctCCTTTACATTCTTCTTCTTCGGCTGTGTGAGGATTCATTTGACAGTTTTCGTGGTGGTTTATAGTTTTGTgattatttgtgttttgttttcagggtGTCTATATTAAACACGATGCCGATCGCTCTGGTGCAATCAGCTCTAATGAGCTGCCTAATGCCTTCAAGGATGCAggtgagaggtgtgtgtgtgtgtgtgtgtgtgtgtgtgtgtgtgtgtgtgtgtgtgtgtgtgtgtgaataatcATGGAAATCCTCGTTCGTTTCACattaattttgtgtattttgtaggATTCCCGCTGAATGACGAGCTCTTCAAGCTGATTATCCGTCGCTATAGCGATGAGAATGGTGATATGGACTTCGACAATTTCATTGGCTGCCTGGTGCGACTGGACTGCATGTGCAGTGAGTCTCTCTTCACCTTCCTCAGCCTCGGTTTGAGACCCTGTAAACTGATACGTGCACACTCAGATCTCGATTTGAGCTCTTCCAAACTTTATTCTCCACGTCATGTGCTCATGTTGTTGTTTGTAGTACGGACATTGGGCGTTTTATATACATGTACTTAaaattctggtattttatttGCATTCTTTGAGCCTGCAAAATATTACATAATTAAGTCTTTAGTGCTTGTAGTGATGTGTTAAAAGGCCGGGTCAATTcctggaggagacacaaacccagcctcaggaggtGACGAGCTAGTGTAGCCAGAATCCCAATCCCAGATAGACAGGAAGGGTTGTGTCAGGATGGGATCCGGAGTAAAAATCGCTGCCAGACCCATGGATTCGTCAGCTGTGGCGATCCCTGGGAAacaagggagcagctaaaagcATCCAATGCTCAAGGACAAGCTGCTCCTCCGTCGACATCCAGGAAACAAAAAGCTCGAAAAATCTTTACATCAattcaaaaagcacaaaaaactgTTCAGATTCTGGTCCTTAAATCTTTTCAGaggtttgttgttgttctttctttcagtgTCAAAATGGCTTTCAACTGAATTGTCAGGCACGttaaagtgtgtctgtgtgtgtctgtgtgtgtctgtgtgtgtctgtgttctgcAGGAGCATTCAAGACTCTGGATAAGGACAACAGCGGCACCATTGATCTGGACATCAAGGAGGTAAAACACAGATCGGTTCACTTCAGTATGTTTTCCAATTCCCATTTTCCCTGCTGATAAATTCACAGGAGACCAGGATTAAAGTCCAAATCTTAAATTCAGCAAGTCAAAAGTCATTAACAGGTCATCAAATCCACCAATGGTGCAGGTAAAAGGCCTTACaggaacacaaggaaacaaaaaatcTGAACCAGGAGAAGAGAACTTGATTAATATTTGGAGATGGCTTGAAAGCTTGACTGGAGCAGGAAAACCGTTTTCAGGTGAAAAGGAATTAACTGATCAGGaatcacagaaaaaagaaatgaagccaGCCTGAAGTGGCTTAAGCCTGCTTTTCCCCTAATGTCCACTAGGGGGCGGCCCCTCCCCGCAGACAGAAGTCTGGTGGTGTATGAGGGAAGTGACCCTGAAGCTCACCTGATTTCTTACCTCAGTAACAACTTTAATGATTACTTTATGGTCTCActcactagtttcaagtctgATTGAAGCAAACATCATCTTGATTTTGTGAATTATGGCCCCGTTAGGACTCCTTACTGCGAGCCAGTGCAGGCACAGTCTCCCTCACCGCCATGATGGCAGTGGCATAAATGCTCAGCTTGCAGCTTCGTAGCAGAACGTCGCTAAGCAGTGACGCGGTCTCCTccggttgcaaaaagacttccaaTTGCATAGAAATGTGAAGGAAAACATCCCTCAGCTCCTTTGCTTTACAACCTCAGTAAACACATCAGAATCCCAGCTGCTGGGTTCATCTTATTTGGTTTTGTACATTATGGTCCCATAAATTAAAGTTCAAAGAGCTGCGATGGTGAAACTTCAGCTGCAGGGTTCAAAAATCAGACTGTAAGTTAAGACCCTTGGTTAAaccctgatgatgatgatgataaattgGTGATGGTGCAGTCCACAGTTTCTCACACTGACCACAGTGTAAAGAAACCaggaattacaaaataaaacaggaaatgatgtgAACCTAAACCTAGAGCGCAGTTGATTCCTGCTGCTTGTATTCCGGAAGCTTTACACAGCAAAGGCAATCTGAGGTTAAAActgtgaagctgaggaggatggaGGGACGGTGCTGGTCACAAATAAACACTGTGACTCTCTTCTCTCCCCACAGTGGCTTCAGCTGACCATGTATTCATGAGGCGATGGAGGAAAGCCGCCCCGCAGCTTCTTTTCTCACCTCTTACGCTCTGCACCTTCTCCTTCCACTCACTGCACTCGTGAGCTTCTTGCGGCTGTGTCGTCTTTATCTCTGTTCTAACAGGACCAAAATCTCAGCTTTGAAGTCGTGGGACAGCTGATGTTGGTGTTGCACAGATAGCACAGCATCTATTTGATCTCTGAAAGGAATTTATTTCTATAAGGTTGAAATGTTTATgaaagtgactctgaatgtttaaaagaataaacagcTGCCAGTAAAGTGTTGCtgagttgtttctttttttttctttttttttcctgggttTTCATGCTCATCATTCACAGCTATGGTGGCAAATGAT includes:
- the capns1b gene encoding calpain small subunit 1b, whose protein sequence is MFLAKSLIGGLIKVVSNIDPADFRPSDPPPPRRPLNFAQANESEEEKRFRNVFQQLAGDDMEVSPNELMNILNKVVCKHGNLKTDGFSIESCRSMVAVMDCDSTGKLGFDEFKYLWNNIKRWQGVYIKHDADRSGAISSNELPNAFKDAGFPLNDELFKLIIRRYSDENGDMDFDNFIGCLVRLDCMCRAFKTLDKDNSGTIDLDIKEWLQLTMYS